The sequence AAGGAGAACATCATCGTGCCCGGCAGTGGCCATTGGCTGCCGCAGGAACGCGCCGATATCGTGAGCGAGGCCCTCATCCGGTTTGCCAGACAGATTTGAAAGGTAGGCGGCAAGACAATACCACGACGGCGTTTATCGCCGTCGTGGCGCGCTATCAGGCAAGAGCGGGTGAAATGACCTCGGCCCCCAACTGATCCGGCACGGTGCAGCGTCGCGAAGCCTCGTCCAGCATCGCGCCAACCGTCTCGAAACCAAAGGCACGCGCCATCTCGGCCGCGGTCTGGCCGTCATGGCCGCGTGGCGCGAGAGACACGCCGGCGTCGATCAGGATGGCAACGGTGTCGGCATGCCCCATCCACACCGCATCGTGCAGCGCCGTATAACCGTTGAACGGCCCATGGATATCCGCGATCTCGGCGAAGCGCGGATGCGCCACTAGCGCCGTTATGACATCGGACCTGCCCATATAGGCCGCTTTGTGCGCCGGGTGGGCGTGCAAGAAGTGGTCGACGAGCGTCATGTCGGCACCCGCTTCCAGAAGCGCACGAGCCGCCTCCGCCAGCCCGTCGCAATGACCGACGCCGCTTAGATTCTCACGAAAAGTCTGGCGGTATCTTTTAAAGGCTTAGGCGCGCCTCTATGTGGCAGCACGAAGATATGCATGATCGCACACGTAAAACGCGTGGGGCCGACGGGCACATCTCGATGAGAAAAGACCGCTCTCGCCTCACGAAACTTAAAGCCGGCCTCAAAGAAACCTCAGGATCCCAGTGAAAACCGTAAGATATCTTATATTGACTGCGGCCGCGATCACGTTATCGGCCTGCACGACGGCCTCCGAGCGTTCCCGGCAGCAGACACTGTCGATCACCGTGCGCAGCGGGGTGAAGACGCTTGTGGCCAAGAACTGGCACATCAACGACGATTGCAGCCAGATCGACTATCCTGCGATGACGATTGCCGAAAAGCCCAAGCATGGCCGCCTCGAAATCGTCCACGAACCGGTCTATCCAAAACTGGACGGCAAGCAGTCGAAATGCGCGACGACCAAGGTGAACGGCGTCGTCGCCTACTATACGCCGAACGCCGGCTATACCGGCCGCGACCGGCTCGTCATTCGCTCTCCTTATGAGGACGGAAAGATCGAAGAGGGCATGTTGAGCGTGACCGTCGTCAAGTAGACGCCAGCCCGAGGCGGGCAACGGAAGCACCTTCCAAAACGAAGTGCCATCGGGCCGGTTCCGCGCTATAATCAGGCGCGGGGTGGAAAGAAGGTGAAGCCAATGAAGAGGCTAGCAATCTTTGCCTTGTCGCTGGCGGCGGTAGCCACGAGTATTCCGCCAGCCATGGCATTTCCCCCAGCCGTTGCGGCGGGGGTACAGGCATCTCAAGTCCAACCGGTTCAATACAGGCACTACGGCGGCGGTTATCACGGCGGCCGCTATTATCACGGGCATCACCACGACGGTGGCGATGACTGGGCGTGGGCGCTCGGCGGACTGGCGACCGGCGCGATTATCGGCGGGCTGCTGGCGCAGCCACGCTACTATGGCCCGGGCTATTATGACGACGGCTATTACGGCCCGACTTACGATACCCCGCGTTACTATGCGCCGCGCTACTACCGCCAAACCTATTATGGAGGCAGCGCGCACACGCGCTGGTGTTATGCCCGCTACCGGTCCTACAGGGCCTATGACGACACTTTCCAGCCCTATTACGGTCCGCGGCAGGTATGCGTCTCCCCATATTATTGAGGTTGTGAAGCCCGGTTGAAACGGGCTTCATGATCGCGTGCAGGGCCAGAGGGGTTGCGCCGAAGGCAGGCCGGCGGCGCCCGCTCTTGCCCGCAGAAGTATCGATCGACCGAAAGCCGGAGGCGGAGCCCTCACTGGACGCAGCCGGTGATCCGAGGGCGGAAATCCCGCCGCGGCAGTCGCCGGGTCGATCCGGCAGGCGGCCTCTCTAATTGTATGAAAGTTTTACTCTTTTGTCGAAGCTGATGAAAGGAAAGTTTTGCATCCCTAATGTACGCAATGGTAGAGTGCATTGTTTGCCCTTCTCGCGTGGACAGAATTATAGCGTTTAGAGCACTTTGAGAGGGCAATACCCCCGGGGACCGTCAGCATGCTGAACCTGCCTCGCTTGCCGCTTCTGGACAACCTTAAGGGGTATCAGGGAAGCTGGCTACGCAACGACATCTCCGCCGGCGTCGCCATTGCCGCGGTCGGACTGCCGAGTGCGATCGCCTATCCGGCCATCGCCGGACTGCCACCCGAGACGGGCCTTTACGCGAGCATCACGCCGCTCGTCGCCTACGCCCTCTTCGGTCCGTCGCGCCAACTGATCGTCGGACCGGACGCGGCGACGATGACGGTGCTGGCGGCGGTGCTGACCACGGTCTTCGCCTCATCCTCCGGCGACGGCGACCGCGTGACTGCCGCCGCCCTGCTTGCGCTCATCGTCGGCATCCTCTGTCTCATTGCCCGCCTCGTTCGTCTCGGCGTGCTCGCGACCTTTCTGTCGCGCCCGATCCTGACGGGCTTTTTTGCCGGCATTTCGCTCTCGATCCTGGTCGGGCAGATCAAGCGCGTCACCGGAGTGCAGATCGAATCCGAGGGGTTGATCAGCCCCATTCTCGAACTTCTGAGGCAAGCCGGCTCCATCCATTGGCCCACCCTGGTGTTTGCCTTGGCGTGTTTTGCGCTCCTTCAGGTCGCCCGGATCTATCGCTCGCCCGTTCCAGGTCCCGTCATCGTCGTCTTCGTTGCCGTGTTGTTATCCTATCTCTTCGATTTCGAAGGGCGCGGCATGACGGTCGTCGGCAACATTCCCGACGGCTTGCCGTCCTTCCTCCTACCCCGTCTCGAGGGTCTGCCGATCGACGCCCTCCTGACAGGGGGTGCCGCGATCTTCCTGGTCAGTTTCGGCTCTGGCGTCATCGCAGCGCGCAGCTTCGCCGCACTCGGCGGCTACCGCGTCGATCCGAACCGCGAACTGAGCGGCTTTGGCGCCGCCAATATCGCGGCGGGCCTGTTCGGGACGTTTCCGGTGACCGCTTCAGATTCACGCACGGCCGTGAACTTCGCCGTTGGCGGACGGTCGCAGATCGCTAGCCTCGTCGCCGCGGCAACCCTGATGGCGGTGCTGCTCTTTCTCGGCAACGTCCTGCGCATCCTGCCGGTCGCGGCACTCGGCGCAATTCTGGCGGCGACCGCGCTCAGCCTGATCGACATCGACGGTCTCCGACGGATCTGGAGCGTCAACCGCATCGAGTTCATCTTCGCACTGATTGCCCTTTGGGGACCGATCGGCCTCGGCGTGCTCAACGGCGTGGTCATCGCCATTGCCGCGACGCTGGTCTACCTCATCCTGCAGACCATGTATCCGCACGACGCCATGCTGGGCCGCATCCCGGGGCGCGACGGTTTCTACAAGCTGCATCGCATGACCGACGCGCGCCCGGTCCCAGGTTTCGGCGCCTGCATGGTGCAGGACAGCCTGCTTTTCTACAACGCCGACTACGTTCGCGAGCGGCTGGAAGCGATCGCCGAGAGCCTGCCCCAGCCTGCCCGCTGGCTGGTGATCGACGCGAGCGCCATCCCGCAAATCGACAGCACCGCCGCGGACATGCTTGGCGAGTTGCAAGACGACCTGACGAGCCGCGGTATCGCGCTTGGCCTTGCCGAGTTGCACACCGATGCGCGCGCCCTGCTCGAGCGGTCCGGAGTCGTCGAGAAGATCGGCCCGGGCATGATCTTCGAGGGGATGGAAGATGCGCTCGACGCCTACGAGGCCAAATACGGGCGGAACGCCGACCAGCCGGCCGCTTCCGTTGAAATCAAGCCAGATGACCATGTCCAAACGGGAGGGAAGAATGGGCAAGCATGACGGCAAGAAGAAGAAGGGCAAAGACAAGAGCGAAGGCGAAATAGCCGCGGACGCAACGTCCTCGGAAGAATCGTCGTCCGAGGCATATGCCAAGGAGCTCGCCCGGCTGCAGCAGGAAACCGCCCATCTGCAGGCCTGGGTGAAGAAAACCGGCGCGCGCATCGTGATCGTCTTCGAGGGCCGCGATGCGGCCGGCAAGGGCGGCGTGATCAAGCGGCTGACCGAGCGTGTCAGCCCCCGCGTCTTCCGCGTTACCGCGCTGCCTGCGCCGACCGACCGCGAGAAGTCGCAGATCTACATGCAGCGCTATATCCAGCACCTGCCGGCCGCCGGCGAAATCGTGATCTTCGACCGCTCCTGGTACAACCGTCCCGGCGTCGAACGCGTCATGGGCTTCTGCTCGGACGACAGCGCCCGGCGCTTCCTCGAGCTCGCGCCACGTTTCGAAGCGGCCATGGTCGAAAGCGGCATCATCCTGCTCAAATACTTCCTCGACGTTAGCGAGAAGGAACAGGAAAAGCGCTTCCGGCAGCGCATTGCCGATCCGCTGCGCCAATGGAAACTCAGCCCGATGGACGTTGAATCCTATCGCCGCTGGTGGGACTATACTCGTGCCTACAACGAGATGATCCGCATGACGGACACCGAATTTGCGCCCTGGTGGATCGTGCCGTCGGATGACAAGAAGCGAGCCCGCATCAATTGCATCTCGCACATTCTCTCGTCCATTCCATATGAGCGCGTCAAATTCACCGAGCCCGACCTCGGCAAGCGCCAGAAGCGGCCGGATGTTTTTGCGGAGGACGATCATGTGCGCAGGAATGTGCCAGACGTTTTCTAGCTCGGCAAAGCCCGCAACTGGAAGTGCGGGCGCTCAGCTGTCGATCGGCCGCCCGGGGCGGGGAGCGCGCTGTTGCTCGATCCGCGTCCCGGTTGGCTGGCCTCAGGCTTTATCGGGAGCCCAGTTCAGAAAGAACCCGACGTCACCGGGTACCCCGCCCGGGAAGTTGATGATCATCGCCTTCAACTTATAGCCACTTGGCTTGCCGAAGCTCTGGTAGCGGTCAAAGAACTCCTTTGCTTTTCCCTGCAGTGTGTTCGGCCAATCTCGGTCGCCACTGTTGATCGCGCGGCCGCTGTCGGTGCAAAGCTCGGACGGGAAGCTGTAGACCATCGCTTCGAACTTGCCGGCCTTCACGGCGTTCGCGACCAGCCGGCGGACGATGGCGATTTCCTCTTCCGTTACCTGTTTCTTGAGAAAATCCGCTGCAAAGTCAGCGTGCTTTTGCTCTTCGATGGCCTTCAGCCGCCGCTCCTTGTCCATCTCGTCCATTTCACGCTGGAGCATCTGCATTCTAAGGTCCTGTGCACTCGGAGGTGCGCCTGCATTCTTGTTGTCAGACATCACATCGATCCACTTCAAGCTATTGGGCGCTCTGTGACCAGGCGGTACACGCTTTCCGCACATCGCATGACCAGGAACGTCCCGCAGTTACACCTAAGGGAACCCGAACGGAGTGCAGTTCGGGGACGAAACATTTTTGAATGCGAGCCGCTGTTTCTCCGATGACCCTCTATTTATTGGTCTTTTCACAGCAAACCGAGGGAGCCCCGCTGGCTCTCCCGACACAAGGCTATCCTAAAATACTACGACCGCAAGAGGACAGTGACAACTCAACAGGGGCGACAATATCAGTCGAAAATCCGCGCGCGTCCAAGCCGACTGAAAAGTTCGCGCCGCAGATATGTGGCGCATCCTAGAGTGCGGAACGCCCCGTTGCCCCGCCATATGTTTCCAGCGAGCCGGAGTGGGCCGACAGGCCAAAGATGGCCTCCATTCGCGGGTCGTTCTCGCCGATACGCTCATCGATCCATGACCTTGCCCATTGATAGGCTTCGGCGAACAGTTCGGAGTGCCGGCTCCAATCCATAAAGCTGATCGCGGCCGAAACCCGTGGGGAAATCAGGATGTCCCTTTCGCCAAGCGCAATCTCCTGCGGCCGGTGCGCCAGCATGCTTGCGGCAATGACCTGGATCAGGTTGGGGATCTTCGGCAAGCCCGAGCGGCCGAAGGGGTTCAGCAGCCGGACGGTCAGTTCGGATGCGCCGGGTATGCTGTCATAGTCGATGTGCTGTTTTCCAGGACCGCCCCCGCCCAGGCTTACGACGACGTTGGGGCCCGTCTTCAATTCCTTCATCTGCTCCAGCGGCAGATTGTTCATGATCGCCCCGTCGACGAGCATGTCTCCGTCGGCCGTGAAGAAGGGCGGCAGGATGCCTGGGATCGAGCCCGACGCTCTGACGGCCTGCCACAGCTTTCCGCGCCGATGGACATGCGCTTGCCCGGTACTGAGATTGGTCGACAGCGCGAAAAAGGGCAGCCAGAGATCCTCGATGAGTACGTCGCCATATTCCGCCTGCAGCGTGCGGTCGAGCATCTTGTGATCCAGCAGCGCATATTGCGGCACGGTCAGTCGACGAAACGCGCGACTGCGGACAAAGATCTCGTGCGTCCCACGATTGATCTCGTCGGCGTTCATGCCGCGAGCAAAGCCCGCCATCATCGCCGCTCCCGAACTGGTGCCTCCCAGATAATCGAAGGACGCGCCGGCCTCGACGAAAGCCTTGTGAACGCCAAGATGCGCGCATCCGAGCGAGCCTCCGCCGGCGGCGACAAAGCCCCTGGCCTCCCCGGAAATGAAGCGGACCAGGCGCTGAACATCCTCTCCGTCTTCCAGCGCCACATGGTGATGCTGCCGGATGCCGGGGCGCTCGTTCAGCCAGGCGCTGGTGCCGGTGACCGTTGCGGCGCGCTTGTCGTGAACCAGAACCAGCCGCACGCTCGATGGCGAATGCACCGACAGTACGAGTTGCTCCGACGGGTTGCGTTTTTCAGAGCCGGACGCCTCACCGACCAACAGGACGCCATCGGCTTGGCGGATGCAGACCCGTGTCCAGTCGCTCGGCTCTTCGTCGGCGATGTAGACGATGCCTCCGACCTTGGCCTCCAATTGGTTGAGCCAGTCCAGCACCGGCTGATCATCGACCGGAATGCCGGGAAAGCGATCCTCGATGTCGGCCCTCGCCAGGAAGGCGGTGCGCGTGGACCCGGCGAAAGCATTGCGCAACAGGTCGATAAAGCGAGGAGAAACCCGGCTGCTTCCGGCCGCAACAATTGCGAGCGTCCTTATCCGGCAGGCACCCTTGGCATGCGGCGAAACCGGCGCTTGCTTGGCGAACCGTCGCGCCAGAAACGTGGTGACCGACTGGCGCAAGCTCGGCAGGGCGCGCGCCGCTTTTTCGAACTGGTGGTCGCAGATCGAAAGGACAATGGAATCGCGCGCCGCAACGACCGTGGCCATGCGCGGCAGGCCGGCGAAGAAGCCGACCTCGCCAACGAGTTCGCCCTGCCCTATTTCGGCAACAGGTTCGGAGACGTCATCCCGGTGCACGGTGAAGCGGCCGGAGAGGACCACGAAAAACCGGTCCGACGGCTCGCCCTGGCGGACCAGAACCTCACCGCGTCGCACGATGCCGCGATCGGAATTGGCTGCCAAGGCTTCCAGTGCGGCCAGCGACGTCTGGTCGAACATCAGGGTCTCCGACAACAACTTGGCAGCAAGGGAACCGGTGGCGTCCATCGAACCTTCCTTGGAAACAGGCCGCTTCCGAGCTTAGCCGTTTCGATCGGGATTCCCGAACAGATTTCCTCCCCACGCGAGATTGCGCGCCCGGCGTTCACCGGACCAGGAATGGACGGCATCGCTCCTCAAGACACGATAGCGACGCGAGGCCGCGGACGCCAGCCGGATGCAACCTTTCTGTGCGGAACGGCGTTGCGTCACCGTTTTGGACGTGTCCATATCGAACCTTCATTTCAGCGCCCAACATGAATGCGACGACTACATGATACCTTCGATCCCGCTGCCGTTTGTCGTCGCGCTTCTGCTGACCATTCTGCTCATGCGTGCGCTCTTCCAACGTGGCCGAATTCTTCGGCCAGCCACGGTGTTCATCGCCGCATGCATCTTTCTGGTCGTAACGGTCGGCTTGCGCTGGACTGCGGATCTGCAATGGGTGCGGTTCCTTCAGCCCGTGGTCGCGGCTCTGCTTCCACCCATTGCATGGTTCTGTTTTTCAGAACTCAGAGGCTCCCATCGACAACGATACTGGCCCCACCTTCTCGCCCCCGCTGCGATATTGATCCTTTCGGCACTGTGGCAGTATTGGCAGTCTCCGATCGACCTGATCCTTGCCCTCCTCTACTTCACCTAGGCGGCGTTGCTTGCTCACCAGTCGTATGCGTCCGAAGGCAACTTCGAAAACGCCCGGCTGGCGGAGGCCCGCGGTGCTCGCAGCGCCGCGTTTGCCGTTGCCGGTCTGTTGCTGACATCAGGGATAATCGATCTGGTGATAGCTGCAGACTTCGAGTTCTATCGCGGAAGCCACGCCGCCCCGATCGTTAGTGCGGCTCACATGTTGACGCTCCCGCTTGTCGCCTTCGCGATCGCCGTCATGGGCCGGAGCGTGCCTGACAACGACGTCTGCCTTCCGTATGAAGCAAGCAAGATGCCAGCTCTCGCAATCGAAGCCGTACCGACAGACGACCACCGCCGCATCCTCGAAGCACTCGACACGGCAATGAGTGAAAGAAGGCTGTTTCGTGACCCGGATCTGACCCTGCGACGGTTGTCACGCAAATTGGCGATACCCGCCCGGCAAATCTCCGTTGCCATTAACCGGACCTCGTCGCGAAACGTGTCGCAGGTCGTCAACGAGTACCGTGTTCGAGAAGCCATGCGTCTGTTGAACGAAACCGACCTGTCGATCACGGCAGCGATGATGGAGTCGGGCTTCCAGACGAAGTCCAACTTCAACCGCGAGTTCCTGCGCGTGGCCGGCATGACGCCGCGTGAATACCGCCAGGAGAATTCCGCTTTAGGGTCAGTCGGAGGCCTCACGGGCCGGCCGGAAGGGCCTCGGCCAGAAAACCGATGACGAGAAAAGCGAGTTCCCGATGGATCTCGTCGCGTCCACGAACCCCGCCATCCTTGCAGACGATGCCGTCCCCCGGCGTCTGCGCCTCGATCAACGCCGCAGCGCCCGGTTTGCAAGGCTGCATGAAGCTGAAATGCATCGCATCGGGAATTTCGACATAGGTGGACGCATTTTTCGGCAAGCGCTCGGCGAGATAACCGGATTCGAGCCTGGCCGGCATGTCACCGATATCGGTGCCGGCGGCAATGACCAGTGATGGAAGACGAACCCGCACCAGGCTGTCGGGATCAAAACCCCGCGCCAGCCCCAGATCGAGCGACACGAAGGCATCGAGCCGAGGGTCCCTCAGGTCTTTTTCGAGTTCGGGCTGATCGAGGCCAAGCTCTGCGCTGAGGCCGCAGGCGCGCGGACTGGCATTTGTCTCACAGTCACGCCTGAAGCGGTCCCCGTCGAATGCCGCCCCGGCCAGTGCACTCACGGTCCATCCCCCGAGCGAATGGCCAATGGCTGCAATCCGGCTTTCATCGATGTCCCCGGCAAGCGCCGGATCGGCAATCAGGGCATCGATGACCCGGCTGAGGTCGCGTGGGCGCTCCCACAACTCCGCCGCCTGCTTCGCGGTCCTGTCGAACGTGGTCGTGCCCGGGTGATCCGGGGCAGCGACGACATAGCCTTGCTCGACCAGCCTGCCCGCCAGCCAATTCAGATTGCGCCAGCTGCCGCCGTAACCGTGGGAGAGCACGACCAACGGGCGCGCTCCCTTGGTGGTCGCCGCATTTCTGATAGCCTGGATACCCTCGAGGGCCCGGTTGTCGCCAACGGTAGAGGCCGCCGCGCGGTCTTGAGTGGAATACCAGAGCGCGACGTGGAGTGGTCGAGCGCTGTCCTTGAAAATGTCGGCCTCCCGAAAGCCGACCGCGTCTTTGGCGTGACCGAGCACTGCGGAACCAAGCCACAGGATGCCAACGAAAACGAATGGTTTGAACATGAGAAGCCCTTCGGTTGAAAACCTGGCCTCCATCCCGCGAAAACGGCCAACCGGCGACCTCGAACGCGATCGAGGACGAAAGCGGCTGGCGGCAGCATCGAAAATTGTGCGAAAGCACGCGTGTGGTGGGTCAGCGGACCTATCGCTTCGGACGTCTCTTGTCGGACGCAGCAGTTCCTTCGCCCTCCGGTTCCACGTCGGGCATTTCGTGCCGCATGGCCTTGCCCTCGAAATGGCCGATGATGGTAAGAACGGCGAAGGCGGAGCCGACCGCAAGGCCGGCGACGATCCAATGGCCGAAGCCGACGGAGATGCCGATCGCGCCTGCGAGCCAGAGGCTCGCGCCGGTCGTCAGGCCTTGGACCTCGCCGCGAGACAGGACGATGGTTCCGGCTGCAAGGAAGGCGACGCCTGCGGTTACCGCCTCCACCACGCGCAGCGGGTCGATGCGGACGCGTTCGTCGAAGAAGCCGCCAAGGCGGACGCTTTCGATCGAGATGATGCCAAAGGTGCAGGCTGCGAGGCAGACGAGCATATGGGTCTTCAGGCCGGCCGGCCGTGCCTTGACCTCGCGCTCGAAGCCAATGACCGCGCCCATCAGCAGCGCTCCGAGGATGCGCGCAAAAATGACCGTATAGGGGATCTGCGACGGTGGGAACAATTCGGCGGTGATCTGATCCATGCGGAACCAACGCGAATGCTTCGCATTGGTTCCGCATGATGGCGCCCGCGCCTCACCCAGTGCGCAGACGCGAGGAGCGGCCTGTCCCCACCCCGCTCCGAAGCGCTAGAAGTCGCTTAGTTGCCCAGCGCCGCGAGGGCCGCGTCCAGGCGTTCCTGGGCCTTCTTCGGGTTCTTCGCTCCCTTGACCGCTTCCAGGTTGGCCGGCGCATCGCCGACCTGGACGACGCCTACCATGCCCATGCCGTAGTGCGGCGTGCACTTGACGCCGTAGACGCCGGGTGCGGTGAAAGTCACCTTGTAGTTTTCATTGATCTTGCTTTTGAAGGCCTCGGCGCCATCGGGGATCATGCCCTTGATGGTTTCGACGTTATGTCCCTTGTCGGTCGGAATGAAGGTGACCGTGTCGCCGGGCGCAACCTTCAGCGACGCCGGCTCGAAAACCATCGCGCCGTCCTTGCCCTTGTTCAGCATGTGCACTTCGAAGTCCGCGGCGGCTGCCGGCGCGGCGACCAGCATTGCCGCGATCGCGATACCAAATCCGCTCTTGATTGCATTCAACATCGTCTTCTCCATTTGAGCGACCAGCCCGTGTTCGGGTTGTTCGAGAGGAGGATTAAGCCTGAGACGCCCCCTCCACTTTGATGCGCGTCAAATTCGCGTCGCTTTTTTATCGGCGTTGACAATACATAGGATTCCTATATTAGTCGCCTCATGAGCAAGGAACCTGATACGACACCGGCCCTGGTCGACCGCATCGGCGACGGGCTATCCCGCGTGGCGACGGCCATGCGCACGGAGGCCTGGTCGAGCGCGGACGCGATCGGCCTCAATCCCACGCAATTGCAGATCCTGACCTTCCTCGTCGCCCGTGGTCGCAGTGGAATGCGGGTGAAACAGATTGCCGGTTATCTCGGCGTCAGCCAGCCGACGACGACGGACTCCATCAACGCACTGCTGCGCAAGGGGCTGGTGGAAAAGCGCGCAGATCCGAGCGACGCACGCGCGCTTTCGGTTGCCACCACGCCGGCCGGCGAGGACGCGGTACTACAGGCGGGCCGGCTCGCCTCCGCAACGGAGGATGCCATCGCTTCGCTTTCGAGGCTGGAGCAGCAGGACCTGCTCATGCATCTCGTCAAGATCATCCGCGGCCTGCAGACGGCCGGCGCCATTCCGGAACAGCGCATGTGTGTCAACTGTCGATACTTCCGGCCGCATGTCTACGACGATCCGAAAGCGCCGCATCACTGCGCATTCGTCGATGCTGCGTTCGGACCGGCGGAACTGCGCGTCGATTGCGGCGAATACGAAACGGCAGAACCCGAGGCGCAACGGGCCGCCTGGCGCCTCTTCAATCGCGAGACGGTCTGATCATGCGAAACGATCCAGCCGCCGGCGCCAAAGCCGGCGGTCCTGAAGGCGTCACCGAGCATCCCCGGCGCCTTTTCAACAAGCTTCACCATCGGAATTCGCGAGCGCTGTTTCCTGCGTCGCAAGCGGACAGACGATGATGTCGGCGCCGGTCCGACGACTGCCATCGGCGGACCGGCAATTTTCTCCCTCCAGCAAACAGAAAGAGAAAACCATGAGCAGAATTAATCTAGTCGACCCCGTTTCGGCAACCGGTGCCAGCGCCGAACTGCTTGGCGAAATCCGCTCCGCCTTCGGGGTCGCACCCAACATGTTCCGCGCCGTCGCCAATTCGCCGGCGGCCCTTGCCAGCATGTGGGGCTCCTTCGGAGCACTCGGCAACGGTCGCCTCGGCGCCAAGCTCGGCGAGCAGATCGCCGTTGCCGTCGCGGATCGCAACGATTGCCACTATTGCCTGGCGGCCCACACGGCTCTTGGCCGCAAGGCGGGCGCCACTGCCGAGGAGATGACGGCTGCGCAACGCGGCAAGTCTGCCGATCCGAAGACGGCAGCGGCCCTCGCCTTCGCACAGAAGCTCGTCGATGCGCGCGGGCAGGTATCCGACGCGGATGTGCGCTCCCTGCGCGAGGCCGGCTACGATGACGAAGACGTGGTCGAGATCGTCGCCCATGTCGCGCTCAATCTGTTCACCAACTACATCAACGTCGCACTTGCCGTTCCCGTCGATTTCCCCGGCGTGAAGCTCGTCCGCGAAGCCGCCTGACCCGCACACACTGCAGTGGCCGGGCGGCGAGCCTTCGCCCGGCCCTCTCGGAGATGAGAACAATGAACAGCAATCGCAGGATCACGGCTCCGGAACTCGCCGTTTCGACCTGGTTCAACACACAGGAACGTCCAAGCCTTGCGCAGCTTCGTGGCCGGGTCGTTTTCCTTCATGCGTTTCAGATGCTGTGCCCGGCTTGCGTTTCGCATGGACTGCCGCAGACGCAGCGCGTCCAGAGCATTTTTCGGGACACCGATCTTCAGGTCCTCGGCCTGCATTCGGTATTCGAGCATCACGCGGTCATGACACCGGAAGCGCTGAGGGCCTTGATTCATGAATATCGCCTGACCTTCCCGATCGCCATCGACCAGCCTTCCGACCAGGGAGCGATACCGAAAACGATGGAACTCTACGGCATGCGCGGCACGCCGACGGCCATCATCATCGGACGCGACGGTTACATCGAACACCATCGTTTCGGCATCGAAGACGACATGGCCATCGGCGCGCGTCTTGCCACACTCCTTTCCGCGCCGATCCCCGACTTTGCCACGGCGGCCGCCACCTCCGCCGGCTGCACCAGCGAAGGCTGCGTCCCCGACGCGCGTGCCGGCTAGAACCTCTGAGCATGGAGAACAGACGATGACGACCAGAAAGGCGCTCGCCCTCAGGCATCTGCATTTCGAAGATCTCGGCAGCTTTGCCGGACCGCTGCGAGCGGCGGGTTTTGAAATCGAGTATCGCGATGTCGGCGACGAAAACTACCTCTCTTTCGATCCCTTGGAGCCCGATCTCGTCATCGTGCTCGGCGGCCCGATCGGCGTCTATGAAGACGAGGCCTACCCCGTCATCGCCGGGGAAATCGCCATGCTTCAGGCACGTCTTGCCGGCGACCGGCCGACGCTCGGCATCTGCCTCGGCGCCCAGCTGATCGCCCGTGCGCTCGGTGCCCGCGTCTACCCGTCCGGCCTGAAGGAGATCGGATTTTCGCCCTTGAGCCTGACCGCCGCAGGCCAGGCCTCCTCCCTCCGCCATCTGGCCGACGTCTCCGTCCTGCATTGGCACGGCGATACCTACGACCTGCCCGCCGGCACGGCACTTCTGGCTTCGACACCGCTGATCGCGCAACAAGGCTTTGCGCGCGGCAAGACCGTGCTCGCCCTCCAGTTTCACCCGGAGGCGCAAGCCGGCGCGGCGTTCGAACGCTGGCTCGTCGGTCACGCCTGCGAGCTGGCGGCGGCCGGGCTCAGCG comes from Ensifer sp. PDNC004 and encodes:
- a CDS encoding ankyrin repeat domain-containing protein, whose protein sequence is MAEAARALLEAGADMTLVDHFLHAHPAHKAAYMGRSDVITALVAHPRFAEIADIHGPFNGYTALHDAVWMGHADTVAILIDAGVSLAPRGHDGQTAAEMARAFGFETVGAMLDEASRRCTVPDQLGAEVISPALA
- a CDS encoding BA14K family protein; its protein translation is MKRLAIFALSLAAVATSIPPAMAFPPAVAAGVQASQVQPVQYRHYGGGYHGGRYYHGHHHDGGDDWAWALGGLATGAIIGGLLAQPRYYGPGYYDDGYYGPTYDTPRYYAPRYYRQTYYGGSAHTRWCYARYRSYRAYDDTFQPYYGPRQVCVSPYY
- a CDS encoding SulP family inorganic anion transporter; amino-acid sequence: MLNLPRLPLLDNLKGYQGSWLRNDISAGVAIAAVGLPSAIAYPAIAGLPPETGLYASITPLVAYALFGPSRQLIVGPDAATMTVLAAVLTTVFASSSGDGDRVTAAALLALIVGILCLIARLVRLGVLATFLSRPILTGFFAGISLSILVGQIKRVTGVQIESEGLISPILELLRQAGSIHWPTLVFALACFALLQVARIYRSPVPGPVIVVFVAVLLSYLFDFEGRGMTVVGNIPDGLPSFLLPRLEGLPIDALLTGGAAIFLVSFGSGVIAARSFAALGGYRVDPNRELSGFGAANIAAGLFGTFPVTASDSRTAVNFAVGGRSQIASLVAAATLMAVLLFLGNVLRILPVAALGAILAATALSLIDIDGLRRIWSVNRIEFIFALIALWGPIGLGVLNGVVIAIAATLVYLILQTMYPHDAMLGRIPGRDGFYKLHRMTDARPVPGFGACMVQDSLLFYNADYVRERLEAIAESLPQPARWLVIDASAIPQIDSTAADMLGELQDDLTSRGIALGLAELHTDARALLERSGVVEKIGPGMIFEGMEDALDAYEAKYGRNADQPAASVEIKPDDHVQTGGKNGQA
- the ppk2 gene encoding polyphosphate kinase 2 is translated as MGKHDGKKKKGKDKSEGEIAADATSSEESSSEAYAKELARLQQETAHLQAWVKKTGARIVIVFEGRDAAGKGGVIKRLTERVSPRVFRVTALPAPTDREKSQIYMQRYIQHLPAAGEIVIFDRSWYNRPGVERVMGFCSDDSARRFLELAPRFEAAMVESGIILLKYFLDVSEKEQEKRFRQRIADPLRQWKLSPMDVESYRRWWDYTRAYNEMIRMTDTEFAPWWIVPSDDKKRARINCISHILSSIPYERVKFTEPDLGKRQKRPDVFAEDDHVRRNVPDVF
- a CDS encoding histidine kinase codes for the protein MSDNKNAGAPPSAQDLRMQMLQREMDEMDKERRLKAIEEQKHADFAADFLKKQVTEEEIAIVRRLVANAVKAGKFEAMVYSFPSELCTDSGRAINSGDRDWPNTLQGKAKEFFDRYQSFGKPSGYKLKAMIINFPGGVPGDVGFFLNWAPDKA